In one Saccharomyces eubayanus strain FM1318 chromosome VI, whole genome shotgun sequence genomic region, the following are encoded:
- the LAM5 gene encoding Lam5p yields the protein MSDVDNWEPVSDGEDTTDSVKQLGPPFEHTNDDDCASGGERGLLKDVPLEAEITGARKELVVITNPSTADGQSTEIKHDQSMTSSTSSFFSGMISSFKSNVQSPTSRSTTPTSPVSQPNIISHRREPSIGSKRRSSRRISNATIAEVGSPLQQVEQPDEVKTRRTPSLLKDDIYDHKRFVEERYLDTPFHYASEQRNKDFHESFKSLPGEDRLLDDFNCGLNRELLYQGKLYITESHLCFNSNILGWIAKVLIAFEDITFMEKTSAAGLFPSAISIETKMGKTLFNGFISRDTAFGLMKEVWSRTLLQKDIASESRNSSNDKSGNGKEIDDAINSIDEDNNDKDINDNDTNDNDNDIGCTDEASSKSNIPSLDKEKAYKLRSDSPYQYDGPLYHHSTSFPTELMAANEFVIKELPFNCAPGILFEIMFNSEQNEYLLDFLRGQEGSQITKIPDFTSVNGAPMPLKREYSYEKALHFPAGPKSTTCYVTEVIERTDPETYYEIISSTRTPNVPSGGSFSTKTRYLIRWNDEITCLLRVSFWVEWTGSSWIKGMVENGCKNGQLEAGQLMERILIKFVKDNVEESQIVINKEQEEPEKEQLEEKPAEADVEQPRGVIAATLAVAEPQGIKVTTETWLFLYLIAIILLLLNLFYLRSIASSLRQLVKLNLVGLK from the coding sequence ATGTCGGATGTAGATAATTGGGAGCCGGTGTCTGATGGCGAGGATACAACAGATTCTGTGAAGCAATTGGGTCCTCCCTTCGAACATACCAATGATGATGACTGTGCCAGCGGTGGTGAACGTGGGTTGCTGAAGGATGTGCCCCTAGAGGCAGAGATCACTGGTGCACGCAAAGAACTCGTAGTGATCACGAATCCCAGTACTGCTGATGGTCAGTCAACTGAAATCAAACACGACCAATCGATGACGTCTTCGACGTCATCGTTCTTTAGTGGGATGATCTCTTCGTTTAAATCAAACGTACAATCCCCGACTTCTAGGTCAACTACTCCAACTTCACCAGTATCCCAGCCAAATATCATATCTCATAGGAGGGAGCCTTCCATAGGCTCCAAGAGAAGGTCCAGCCGTCGTATCAGCAACGCTACCATTGCTGAAGTAGGTTCTCCACTACAACAAGTAGAACAGCCTGATGAAGTCAAGACCAGGCGCACACCCTCTCTACTGAAAGATGACATTTATGACCACAAGCGGTTCGTGGAGGAAAGGTATCTGGACACGCCTTTCCACTACGCCTCTGAGCAAAGGAACAAGGATTTCCATGAATCATTTAAGTCTCTGCCCGGGGAAGATAGGCTGTTGGATGATTTTAACTGTGGACTCAATAGAGAGTTGCTTTACCAAGGGAAGCTCTACATTACTGAATCACACCTCTGCTTCAACTCCAATATTCTTGGTTGGATCGCTAAAGTGCTGATTGCATTCGAAGATATTACGTTTATGGAAAAGACGTCGGCTGCTGGGTTATTCCCCAGCGCTATATCCATTGAAACCAAGATGGGAAAAACCCTTTTTAACGGATTTATATCCAGAGACACCGCATTTGGTCTAATGAAAGAAGTGTGGTCAAGAACCCTGTTGCAAAAGGACATAGCCAGCGAAAGCCGCAACTCTAGCAACGATAAATCAGGCAATGGTAAGGAAATCGACGATGCAATAAACTCCATCGACGAAgacaataatgataaagataTTAATGATAACGACACTAACGATAACGACAATGACATCGGCTGTACCGACGAAGCCTCCTCAAAAAGCAATATTCCTTCCCTGGACAAAGAGAAAGCGTATAAACTACGTAGTGATTCACCGTATCAGTATGATGGTCCACTATACCATCATTCAACAAGCTTTCCCACCGAACTAATGGCCGCCAACGAATTTGTTATCAAGGAATTACCGTTCAATTGTGCACCAGGTATTCTGTTTGAGATTATGTTCAATTCTGAACAGAACGAGTACCTCTTGGATTTCTTACGAGGCCAGGAGGGCTCACAAATCACCAAGATTCCCGATTTCACGAGCGTTAATGGAGCTCCCAtgccattgaaaagagagtaTTCGTACGAAAAGGCATTGCACTTTCCTGCGGGACCTAAATCAACGACATGTTATGTTACAGAAGTAATAGAAAGGACAGACCCAGAGACGTATTACGAAATTATCAGCAGCACACGCACACCGAACGTACCCAGTGGCGGCAGTTTCTCGACCAAGACAAGGTATTTAATTCGTTGGAACGATGAAATAACCTGTTTGCTACGGGTGTCCTTTTGGGTAGAGTGGACCGGTTCCAGCTGGATTAAAGGGATGGTCGAAAACGGCTGTAAAAATGGCCAACTGGAGGCTGGACAGCTGATGGAACGTATTCTCATCAAATTTGTTAAGGACAATGTCGAAGAATCTCAAATTGTTATCAACAAGGAACAAGAGGAGCCAGAGAAGGAACAGTTGGAAGAGAAGCCAGCGGAGGCAGACGTCGAACAACCAAGAGGAGTTATTGCCGCCACACTAGCTGTCGCAGAGCCTCAAGGTATCAAGGTCACCACGGAAACGTGGCTGTTCTTATACTTGATTGCGATCATTCTGCTACTGTTGAATCTGTTTTACTTGCGCTCAATTGCAAGTTCCCTCCGTCAACTAGTGAAGCTGAACCTGGTAGGACTGAAGTAG
- the FET5 gene encoding ferroxidase FET5 codes for MQCSESSVVTTSCSLAHKTPKGTKSAVRWRKNSSTKCSYNEQKERLHGLYLLILKSTDNVLKCVKNGGTVTQIGANPSDDNVRTASNNISTREISFSVSFQHYHSDYSRAIDLMSRGRIDAHKLIINWTFLRNSPVFSETLLYGGQGQNRALNPSISSFFTSLWLIYLLCTLFRYIPFSIFLHKITKSTNQKSKFRLKEKAPYRIGQEMKLSCSLVWFILTASVAVAKTHTLNYTASWVKANPDGLHEKKMIGFNGEWPLPDIHVEKGDRVQVYLTNGFDDGTATSLHFHGLFQNTSLGNQLQMDGPSMVTQCPIVPGQTYLYNFTVPEQVGTFWYHAHMGAQYGDGMRGAFIIHDPEEPFQYDHEKIVILADHYHENYNVVTEEFLSRYNPTGAEPVPQNILFNNTMNVTLDFTPGETYLFRFLNVGLFVSQYIILEDHEMTVVEVDGIYVKPNVTDSIYLSAGQRMSVLIKAKDKMPTRNYAMMQLMDETMLDVVPPELQLNQTIQMTYGHALPQAAALNIEDCDLDRATNDFYLEPLVERDLLSHYDHQIVMDVRMINLDDGVKYAFFNNITYVTPKIPTLTTLLTSGKLASDSRIYGDNINAQFLKHNDIIEVVLNNYDSGRHPFHLHGHNFQIVQKSPGFHIDENYDESEQDKMTVPYNESAPLQPFPERPMVRDTVVLEPSGHVVLRFRADNPGVWYFHCHVDWHLQQGLASIFIEAPTVLQERETLNENYLDICQAAGIPVVGNAAGHSNDWFDLDGLPRQPKPLPKGFTAEGYVAFIVSFIIGVWGLYSIAQYGIGEVIPNDEKVYHTLREILAENDIEVPRN; via the coding sequence ATGCAGTGTTCAGAGAGTTCGGTAGTAACAACATCCTGCTCATTGGCACACAAGACTCCGAAAGGAACAAAGTCAGCAGTTCGATGGCGCAAGAATTCATCTACCAAATGTAGCTACAACGAGCAGAAGGAAAGGCTGCATGGACTTTATCTTCTAATACTCAAGAGTACTGACAATGTCTTGAAGTGTGTCAAGAACGGCGGGACTGTCACGCAGATTGGTGCGAACCCATCTGATGACAACGTAAGAACCGCCTCCAACAATATCTCCACCAGGGAGATCTCATTCAGCGTGTCATTCCAGCACTACCATAGCGACTATTCTCGGGCCATCGATTTGATGTCCAGAGGTCGCATCGATGCCCATAAGTTGATTATCAATTGGACCTTCTTGAGGAACAGTCCCGTTTTCAGCGAGACACTTCTTTACGGTGGTCAAGGTCAAAATAGAGCATTGAATCCTTctatttcttccttttttaccTCATTGTGGcttatatatttacttTGCACCCTCTTTCGCTATATACCCTTtagtatatttttacataaGATCACAAAAAGtacaaaccaaaaaagtAAGTTCCGACTCAAGGAGAAAGCACCATACCGAATAGGACAAGAAATGAAGTTGTCGTGCTCGCTGGTGTGGTTTATACTGACTGCTAGTGTCGCTGTGGCCAAGACACACACGCTTAATTATACTGCTTCCTGGGTGAAGGCCAATCCCGATGGTCTGCAcgagaagaagatgattgGTTTCAACGGCGAATGGCCACTCCCAGACATTCATGTTGAAAAGGGAGACCGTGTTCAGGTTTATTTGACCAACGGCTTTGATGACGGCACTGCAACCTCCCTGCATTTTCACggtcttttccaaaatacCAGTTTGGGGAACCAACTTCAGATGGACGGTCCCTCTATGGTAACTCAATGTCCTATAGTCCCTGGGCAAACATACCTGTACAACTTTACGGTTCCTGAACAAGTGGGGACATTCTGGTATCATGCACATATGGGTGCCCAGTACGGTGATGGTATGAGGGGTGCATTCATAATCCACGATCCCGAAGAGCCCTTCCAATACGATCACGAAAAAATCGTCATTTTAGCAGATCATTACCATGAAAACTATAATGTCGTTACCGAAGAATTTTTATCCAGGTATAATCCTACAGGTGCCGAGCCCGTTCCTCAAAatatccttttcaataatacCATGAATGTGACTTTGGATTTCACACCTGGTGAAACATATCTTTTCAGGTTCCTAAATGTAGGGTTGTTTGTATCTCAATATATTATCCTCGAGGACCATGAAATGACTGTGGTAGAGGTAGATGGAATTTACGTTAAACCAAACGTTACCGATTCAATATACCTTTCTGCAGGGCAAAGAATGAGTGTTTTAATCAAAGCTAAAGATAAAATGCCCACAAGGAATTATGCTATGATGCAATTAATGGATGAAACAATGCTTGATGTAGTTCCACCAGAGCTTCAACTTAACCAAACTATTCAAATGACATACGGTCACGCTTTACCACAGGCGGCTGCTTTGAATATCGAAGATTGTGATTTGGACCGTGCCACAAACGATTTTTATTTAGAGCCGTTAGTTGAAAGAGATTTACTTTCCCACTACGATCATCAAATTGTTATGGATGTGAGAATGATAAATTTGGATGATGGTGTGAAATatgcttttttcaataatattactTATGTGACCCCCAAGATCCCCACTTTGACTACATTGCTAACCTCAGGAAAGCTTGCCTCCGATTCTAGAATTTATGGTGATAATATCAATGCGCAGTTTTTAAAGCATAACGACATCATAGAAGTTGTTTTAAACAATTACGACTCAGGCAGACACCCATTCCATTTACACGGTCATAATTTCCAAATAGTTCAAAAATCCCCTGGCTTTcatattgatgaaaactATGATGAATCTGAACAAGATAAGATGACCGTTCCTTATAACGAATCCGCACCACTACAACCGTTCCCTGAGAGGCCAATGGTGAGAGACACTGTGGTTTTGGAACCTAGTGGACATGTTGTGCTTAGATTTAGAGCTGATAATCCTGGTGTTTGGTATTTCCATTGCCACGTAGATTGGCATTTGCAACAAGGTTTAGCATCAATCTTCATTGAGGCCCCTACAGTACTTCAGGAAAGAGAAACGCTTAATGAAAACTACCTCGATATTTGTCAAGCTGCTGGTATTCCCGTTGTTGGTAATGCAGCAGGTCATTCAAACGATTGGTTCGATTTAGATGGATTACCAAGACAGCCAAAACCATTACCTAAGGGATTTACCGCAGAAGGATATGTGGCATTTATTGTTTCCTTTATTATTGGTGTATGGGGGCTGTACTCTATTGCTCAATATGGTATTGGCGAAGTGATCCCTAACGATGAGAAAGTGTACCATACTTTAAGGGAAATCTTGGCTGAGAATGACATAGAGGTTCCTCGCAATTAa